A stretch of DNA from Desulfovibrio legallii:
GCCAGTGTGGGCATGTCCGTGCGGCGCTGGGTGACCTTCCACGGCATGGCCCTCAACGTCACTACGGACCTGAACTATTTTCGCCTTATCACGCCCTGCGGCAATCCCACGGAGCGCATGACCTCCATGCAGGAAGAGCTGGGCCGTCCGGTGGATCTGGACGAAGTGGCCGAACGCTTCGCCGCGGCCTTTGCCCAGGCTTTTGACTTTGCGATTCGGCCGGAACCGCCCGCCCGACGGCCGTCCTGGCTTACCGTGCGGCTGCGCCCGGCCGCCGGGGTGCGCCCGGTGGAAGAACTGGTGCACGGCCTGGGCCTGCACACGGTCTGCCAGGAGGCCCTTTGTCCCAACCGGGGCGAATGCTTCAGCCGGGGCACGGCCACCTTCATCATCATGGGCGACGTCTGCACGCGCGGCTGCCGTTACTGCGCCGTGGGCAAGGGGCGTCCCGCGCCCCTGGACCAGGCGGAGCCGGAGCATGTGGCCCGCGCCGTGCAGCGCATGGGCCTGCGCTATGCGGTCATCACCTCCGTGACCCGTGACGACCTGCCCGACGGCGGGGCCGGGCACTTTGTGCGGGTGATCGAGGCCGTGCGAGGCGTGAGCCCCGAAACCGGCGTGGAAGTGCTGGTGCCCGATTTTCAGGGCGACTGGACGGCCCTGGACGCTGTGTGCGCAGCCCGGCCCGACGTGTTCAATCACAATATTGAGGCTGTGCGGCGCATTTTTGCCCAGGTGCGGCCGCGGGCGGACTACGAGTGCTCGCTGGACGTGCTGGCCCGCGCTGCGGATTGGGGGCTGCAGGTCAAGTCCGGCCTTATGCTGGGCCTGGGCGAAACCTGGGACGAAATCCGCGCTACCCTGCGCGATTTGCACGCTCACGGCTGCCGTTTGCTGACCCTGGGCCAGTATCTGGCTCCCTCCAAAAGCCATGTGCCCGTGGCCCGCTACGTGGCCCCGGACGAATTTGAACACTGGAAGCGCGTGGCCCTTGCCCTGGGCTTTACGCATGTGGCTTCGGCCCCGCTGGTGCGCAGTTCGTACCGTGCTGAAGCCATGCTGGGCAAAAGCGCGGCCCCCACGCCTGCGGGCTTTGCGGGGCGCACCCTGCTGGTGACGCCGGGGCTGCGCCCCCGGCCGTAACGCCGGACGTGGCGGTTTGCGCGGCAGATGGGCAGGCGAAGGGCACGAAGAGTATACAAGAACCGGCGCGCTGCGC
This window harbors:
- the lipA gene encoding lipoyl synthase produces the protein MSSAIAATVAPQPPLEVLRLGRVPYGEALDFQKDRVEARLTERAPNTLLLLEHEPVVTMGRGGLAEHLHVSEDYLRAHGVELFWVERGGMATFHGPGQLVAYPIIRLRAKDLRWYMETLCGAVAQVLRDYGLTPELGVHGPGVWVNGGKIASVGMSVRRWVTFHGMALNVTTDLNYFRLITPCGNPTERMTSMQEELGRPVDLDEVAERFAAAFAQAFDFAIRPEPPARRPSWLTVRLRPAAGVRPVEELVHGLGLHTVCQEALCPNRGECFSRGTATFIIMGDVCTRGCRYCAVGKGRPAPLDQAEPEHVARAVQRMGLRYAVITSVTRDDLPDGGAGHFVRVIEAVRGVSPETGVEVLVPDFQGDWTALDAVCAARPDVFNHNIEAVRRIFAQVRPRADYECSLDVLARAADWGLQVKSGLMLGLGETWDEIRATLRDLHAHGCRLLTLGQYLAPSKSHVPVARYVAPDEFEHWKRVALALGFTHVASAPLVRSSYRAEAMLGKSAAPTPAGFAGRTLLVTPGLRPRP